In Psychrilyobacter piezotolerans, the following are encoded in one genomic region:
- the glyA gene encoding serine hydroxymethyltransferase yields MKYLKEIDEEVYDAIKKEEKREEDGIELIASENLVSKAVMEANGSVMTNKYAEGYSGKRYYGGCQCVDIVEKLAISRAAKLFGVKYVNVQPHSGSQANMAVYKALINIGDTILGMRLDHGGHLTHGKNVNFSGQDYNAVFYRVDKKTEMIDYDDLRQVAHAAKPKLIIAGASAYSRTIDFKKFREVADEVGAYLMVDMAHIAGLVAADCHISPIPYAHVTTTTTHKTLRGPRGGMIMTDDEEIAKKIDKSVFPGIQGGPLMHTIAGKAVSLKEALSEEFVSYQKQVIKNAEVLARSLEEKGYRIVSGGTDNHLMLVDLSPKNITGKAAEEVLEMAGITVNKNAIPYDVEKPFITSGIRIGTPAITTRGMKEAEMRKIAGYIDYALESIGDERRLIAVKEEVKILCEKFPIYK; encoded by the coding sequence ATGAAATATTTAAAAGAAATAGATGAAGAAGTATATGATGCTATAAAAAAAGAGGAAAAGAGGGAGGAAGACGGAATAGAATTAATTGCATCAGAAAATTTAGTGTCCAAAGCTGTCATGGAAGCCAATGGAAGTGTGATGACCAATAAATATGCTGAAGGGTATTCGGGAAAAAGGTATTACGGTGGCTGCCAATGTGTGGATATAGTGGAAAAATTGGCTATATCCAGAGCAGCTAAACTATTTGGAGTAAAATATGTAAATGTACAGCCGCACTCCGGTTCCCAGGCTAACATGGCTGTATACAAGGCTCTTATCAATATAGGTGATACTATCTTAGGGATGAGATTGGATCACGGAGGACATTTAACCCATGGAAAAAATGTTAATTTTTCAGGTCAGGATTACAATGCAGTATTTTATCGTGTAGATAAAAAAACAGAGATGATAGATTATGATGATCTGAGACAGGTTGCCCACGCAGCTAAACCTAAATTAATCATAGCAGGGGCAAGTGCATACTCAAGAACAATAGATTTTAAAAAATTTAGAGAGGTAGCAGATGAGGTAGGAGCGTATTTAATGGTAGATATGGCTCATATAGCAGGGCTGGTAGCTGCAGACTGTCATATAAGCCCTATACCATATGCTCATGTGACTACTACAACCACCCATAAAACTCTCAGAGGACCACGTGGCGGGATGATCATGACAGATGATGAAGAGATTGCTAAAAAAATAGATAAATCTGTTTTCCCTGGGATTCAAGGGGGACCATTGATGCATACTATAGCAGGAAAGGCCGTTTCTTTGAAGGAGGCGTTAAGTGAAGAGTTTGTAAGCTACCAAAAGCAGGTGATAAAAAATGCTGAAGTTTTAGCTCGAAGTTTGGAAGAAAAGGGATACAGGATAGTCAGCGGAGGAACAGACAATCACCTGATGTTGGTGGACCTGTCTCCTAAAAATATTACTGGAAAGGCGGCAGAGGAAGTGCTGGAAATGGCCGGGATAACTGTAAATAAAAATGCGATTCCCTACGATGTGGAGAAACCATTTATAACCAGCGGAATAAGGATAGGAACACCAGCCATAACCACTCGTGGGATGAAGGAGGCGGAGATGAGAAAGATCGCCGGTTATATAGATTATGCTCTGGAGTCTATAGGAGATGAAAGAAGATTGATCGCTGTAAAGGAAGAGGTAAAGATCCTGTGCGAGAAGTTTCCTATATACAAATAG